A window of the Buteo buteo chromosome 8, bButBut1.hap1.1, whole genome shotgun sequence genome harbors these coding sequences:
- the LOC142033685 gene encoding uncharacterized protein LOC142033685: protein MLIYVFLELLLWFLKFCYVSPCLLYVVSLLLLIICERWIKVFALMYCITLVYGMIKSSAVGLIRYLYSALSPLYSGSHVWETINNYTIYLSSLESSLWVGYLSSPLLSPSVQLQWCFENFEKLEYSWHVETSTVLALLLGISMLLNVVQLLSKVKQLFKKITQISALRLDNYGWQGVWGSMGKYLEKWAPPVFWKFTPEQVQDPEELVKYLEKVCCHPGSSREIQITATCWSLAHAYRALFDTTQYPQGEEKVSGPNNKMMSIAAAQTLATGTMTTPAPATRTVATQTSATGTAAPPAMATSTAATQTSAAGTVVPPAPATSAAATQTLATDTAVIQNPASGTAAEPADQPAPVSVAPVQKKKYMKKSVRLAKDEGEPGSSREQGEKAEPEIITRSLSLSELRDMRKDFGCHIGEHIVTWLLRCWDNGANSLELEGREAKQLGSLAREGGIDKTIGKGTQAISLWRQLLSSVKERYPFKEDVICQSSKWTIMERGIQYLRELAVLETIHHDPDNPQLPKDPDEVQCTRPMW, encoded by the coding sequence atgttgatttatgtgttcttagagttgttgctctggtttttaaagttctgttatgtatcaccttgcttgctgtatgtagtctctcttctgctgcttatcatctgtgagaggtggattaaggttttcgctttgatgtattgtataacactggtttatggtatgataaagtcgtcagctgtgggattaatccgcTATTTGTActcagcattgtcacctttatactcCGGGAGCCAtgtgtgggaaactattaataattacaccatttacctttcctccttggaaagcagtctatgggtggggtacctttcttcccctctcctttctccttcagtccagttacaatggtgttttgagaattttgaaaaacttGAATACTCCTGGCATGTTGAGACCAGCACagtcctagccctactgctaggaattagcatgcttCTGAACGTGGTTCAGCTCTTGTCtaaggttaaacaactatttaagaagatcacccagatATCTGCCCtgaggctggataattatgggtggcagggtgtgtggggtagcatgggcaagtacctagaaaagtgggcacctccagtgttttggaaattcacccctgaacaagtgcaggatccagaagaactagtaaaatatttggaaaaggtatgctgtcaccctggcagctctagagagatacaaatcactgcaacgtgctggagcctggcccatgcctatcgagccctgttcgacaccactcagtaccctcaaggggaagagaaggtctctggacctaacaacaaaatgaTGAGCATTGCGGCCGCCCAGACCTTGGCGACAGGCACCATGACCACTCCAGCCCCGGCGACAAGAACTgtggctacccaaacctcagcgacaggcactgcagcccctccagccatGGCAAcgagcacagcagctacccaaacctcagcagCGGGCACTGtggtccctccagccccggcgacgagcgctgctgctacccaaaccttggcgacagacactgcggttatccaaaacccggCGAGTGGTACTGCAgctgaaccagcggaccaacctgcaccagtatcagttgcccccgtacagaaaaagaaatatatgaaaaaatcagttcgcttagcgaaggatgaaggtgaaccagggtcatcacgggaacagggggaaaaggcagaaccagagataataacccggtccctatccttgagtgagctgcgggatatGCGAAAAGATTTCGGCTGCCATATAGGTGAGCATATTgtcacctggctcctccgatgctgggacaatggggctaatagcttggaattagaaggtagggaagccaagcagctgggatcgcttgccagggaaggtggcattgacaagacaattggaaaagggacacaagccatcagcctctggaggcaaCTCCTatcaagtgtgaaggaaaggtacccctttaaggaagatgttatatgtcaatcaagcaagtggaccatCATGGAAAGAGGTatccaatatctgagggaattagctgtgctagagacaattcatcatgacccggacaacccacaattacccaaagatccagatgaagtccaatgcacacgacccatgtggtag